In Nocardia sp. NBC_00403, one DNA window encodes the following:
- a CDS encoding ABC transporter permease subunit encodes MTRSVFTQTLKEQRRGLIGWSIGLAIVPMMYLPNFQSLQQQGSLDIKQNKMYEAMGMGDFASATGYMQSMVYAMMGTLLLLIFAVTFAARSAAQEDSGTLDLLLAQPISRRVLLAQRFAALAVQTGIVTTVFTLSIIAGANAGQMNIPAGNIVAASAGLGLLALVVGTITLLIGALTGKRTLTLGFAALVALAAYLANNLGGMFDGTEWLRKLSPFYYAIGDSPLVNGWNGINLAVLVAVVVLAVAAALIAFDRRDLAV; translated from the coding sequence ATGACCCGCTCGGTTTTCACCCAGACACTGAAGGAACAGCGCCGCGGCCTGATCGGCTGGTCGATCGGCTTGGCCATCGTCCCGATGATGTACCTGCCCAACTTCCAGTCGCTGCAGCAGCAGGGCTCGCTCGATATCAAGCAGAACAAGATGTACGAAGCCATGGGGATGGGCGATTTCGCCAGCGCCACCGGCTATATGCAATCCATGGTGTACGCGATGATGGGTACGCTGTTGTTGCTCATCTTCGCGGTCACCTTCGCAGCACGTTCGGCCGCCCAGGAGGACAGCGGAACGCTGGATCTGCTACTGGCCCAACCGATCAGCCGCCGGGTTCTGCTCGCTCAGCGGTTCGCGGCGCTGGCGGTGCAAACCGGAATCGTCACCACTGTCTTCACCCTGAGCATCATCGCCGGCGCCAACGCGGGACAGATGAACATCCCAGCGGGCAATATCGTTGCCGCAAGCGCGGGACTCGGTCTGCTCGCCCTCGTCGTCGGCACGATCACGTTGTTGATCGGCGCACTCACCGGAAAGCGTACGCTGACACTGGGATTCGCCGCGCTGGTCGCGCTGGCGGCCTACCTGGCCAACAACCTCGGCGGGATGTTCGACGGTACCGAATGGCTGCGCAAGCTGTCGCCGTTCTACTACGCGATCGGTGACTCGCCACTGGTCAACGGCTGGAACGGCATCAACCTCGCGGTGCTGGTCGCCGTGGTTGTCCTCGCCGTGGCGGCCGCGCTGATCGCCTTCGATCGCCGCGACCTGGCGGTCTGA
- a CDS encoding GbsR/MarR family transcriptional regulator, translating into MSSTDNEPTSDPTPEQLTFVEDLALVFEKMGLVRMVGRAAAWLLICDPPQQTFGQIANALQASKGSISSALKTLVAMRWVDKTSKPGDRRDYYSIRPGILPDLQRQQLAQYTDLTDTTTRGLALFDDPNGEQAARVRDMHEFFLFVSTEIPMLLDRWDAAHPRS; encoded by the coding sequence ATGAGCAGCACGGACAACGAACCGACCAGCGACCCCACCCCGGAACAGTTGACGTTCGTCGAGGATCTGGCGCTCGTATTCGAAAAAATGGGCCTGGTCCGGATGGTCGGCCGGGCGGCGGCCTGGCTGCTGATCTGCGACCCGCCCCAGCAGACGTTCGGCCAGATCGCCAACGCGCTGCAGGCATCGAAGGGATCCATCTCGAGCGCACTGAAGACCCTGGTCGCCATGCGTTGGGTGGACAAGACGTCCAAGCCGGGTGACCGCAGGGACTACTACTCGATCCGACCTGGAATCCTCCCCGACCTGCAGCGCCAGCAGCTCGCTCAATACACCGATCTCACGGACACGACCACACGCGGCCTCGCGTTGTTCGACGACCCGAACGGCGAACAAGCCGCCCGTGTCCGCGACATGCACGAGTTCTTCCTGTTCGTCTCCACGGAGATCCCCATGCTGCTCGATCGCTGGGACGCCGCGCACCCGCGCTCCTGA
- a CDS encoding tyrosine-protein phosphatase codes for MVSRSIRVPVALAAGLTVAFGPVTGVALADPPTVSATVFDRSLNLQGVQNARDAGGYRTVDGRLVRTGLVYRTGQLNNATPADLADLTHRQVRYVDDLRTVYERAIGPDKVPAGATAHWADVIGQAPPQTLITTLTGGDDLYRAFITAPGANEAFAAVLRDIIDTGDGAVLFHCTAGKDRTGWTSAVLLTILGVDRGTVNQDYLLSNQYRNTGPNDTINGVQQPWLDAAFDQAAETYGSFDNYVRDGLRLSTADVAALKAKMLA; via the coding sequence ATGGTCAGTCGTTCGATCCGTGTCCCGGTGGCACTCGCCGCCGGCCTCACCGTCGCCTTCGGGCCCGTGACAGGCGTTGCCCTCGCCGACCCGCCGACCGTCTCGGCGACCGTGTTCGACCGCTCGCTGAACCTGCAGGGCGTGCAGAACGCGCGTGACGCGGGCGGCTACCGCACCGTCGACGGCCGACTGGTACGCACCGGCCTGGTGTACCGCACCGGCCAGCTCAACAATGCGACACCGGCCGATCTCGCCGACCTGACCCACCGTCAGGTCCGCTACGTCGACGACCTGCGCACCGTCTACGAACGCGCCATCGGCCCCGACAAGGTGCCTGCCGGCGCCACCGCGCACTGGGCCGATGTCATCGGCCAGGCGCCGCCACAGACCCTGATCACCACCCTGACCGGTGGCGACGACCTCTATCGCGCCTTCATCACCGCCCCCGGCGCCAATGAGGCCTTCGCCGCGGTGCTGCGCGACATCATCGACACCGGAGACGGCGCCGTGCTGTTCCACTGCACCGCGGGCAAGGACCGTACCGGCTGGACCTCCGCGGTCCTGCTGACCATTCTCGGCGTCGATCGCGGCACCGTGAACCAGGACTATCTGCTGTCCAACCAGTACCGCAACACCGGCCCGAACGACACCATCAACGGCGTCCAGCAGCCCTGGCTCGACGCCGCCTTCGATCAGGCCGCCGAGACCTACGGCAGTTTCGACAACTACGTCCGCGACGGCCTGCGGCTCTCGACCGCCGACGTCGCCGCGTTGAAGGCCAAGATGCTGGCCTGA
- the zapE gene encoding cell division protein ZapE: MQEHLVDRHPEVPADQLVAQMVPPPMFDEVSFASYIPDPKEPSQAAAVRKAEDFAGQVAKINHAANKKSLFGKKKPVSGAGLYLDGGFGVGKTHLLASIFHSAPAPKSFGTFGELTNLVGALGFNNAVERLAANSVLCIDEFELDDPGDTMLVSRLLTELSARGVSIAATSNTLPGQLGEGRFAAQDFLREIKKLGSIFEAVRVDGPDYRHRDLPPAPEPTSPELLTERATATSGSTLDEFDALLQHLSTLHPSKYGALISGVSSVYISNVHQVNDQAVALRIVVLADRLYDASIPVTVSGAKLDEIFSQEMLDGGYRKKYLRAISRLLALSRFEAAAA, from the coding sequence ATGCAAGAACACCTTGTCGATCGCCATCCGGAGGTTCCGGCAGACCAGTTGGTCGCGCAGATGGTGCCCCCGCCCATGTTCGACGAGGTCAGTTTCGCCTCCTACATTCCGGATCCGAAGGAGCCGAGCCAGGCCGCCGCGGTGCGCAAGGCCGAGGACTTCGCCGGCCAGGTCGCCAAGATCAACCATGCGGCCAACAAAAAGAGCCTGTTCGGCAAGAAGAAGCCGGTCAGTGGCGCGGGCCTGTATCTCGACGGCGGATTCGGTGTCGGCAAGACCCACTTGCTTGCCTCGATCTTCCACAGCGCGCCCGCGCCGAAGTCGTTCGGCACCTTCGGTGAACTCACCAATCTCGTCGGTGCGCTCGGCTTCAACAATGCTGTCGAGCGGCTGGCGGCCAACAGTGTGCTGTGCATCGACGAATTCGAACTCGACGATCCCGGCGACACCATGCTGGTCTCGCGACTGCTGACCGAGCTGTCCGCGCGCGGGGTGTCGATCGCCGCGACCTCCAACACGTTGCCCGGTCAGCTGGGCGAGGGCCGTTTCGCCGCGCAGGACTTCCTGCGGGAAATCAAGAAGCTCGGCTCGATTTTCGAGGCCGTGCGTGTCGACGGCCCCGACTACCGCCACCGCGATCTGCCGCCTGCTCCCGAGCCGACCTCGCCGGAGCTGTTGACCGAGCGGGCCACTGCCACATCGGGATCCACGCTCGACGAGTTCGACGCGCTGCTGCAACACCTGAGCACGCTGCATCCGTCGAAGTACGGTGCACTGATCTCTGGAGTGTCGTCGGTGTACATCTCGAACGTGCACCAGGTCAACGACCAGGCCGTCGCACTGCGCATCGTGGTGCTTGCGGACCGGCTCTACGACGCGAGCATTCCGGTGACCGTGTCCGGCGCCAAGCTCGACGAGATCTTCTCGCAGGAGATGCTCGACGGCGGCTACCGCAAGAAATACCTGCGCGCGATCTCGCGACTGCTGGCGCTGTCGCGTTTCGAAGCGGCTGCCGCATAG
- a CDS encoding pyrimidine reductase family protein has translation MQRIHNAIQLTRLSDDDLAELYAYPARLHRPWVRANFVSSIDGAATSGGLSEGLGTPADKSVFTMLRELADVILVGAGTVRAENYGGVRADPQRRRALYDRGLGGHRDGAPPPIAVLTASAAIDPGSRLCTDTSVAPIIITTAAAPQDRKQQLCDAGARVVEAGDIAVTPKGLLRALEKLELRRVLCEGGPHLFGELLDADAIDELCLTTAPVLVGGTARRISLSAHEFRTPMARTHILLDDDGTILTRWARR, from the coding sequence ATGCAGCGTATCCACAATGCGATCCAACTCACACGGCTGAGCGACGATGACCTGGCCGAGCTGTACGCCTACCCCGCCCGGCTCCACCGGCCCTGGGTCCGAGCCAATTTCGTGTCCAGCATCGATGGCGCCGCCACCAGCGGCGGACTGTCCGAGGGTCTCGGCACGCCCGCCGACAAGTCGGTGTTCACGATGCTGCGCGAGCTGGCCGATGTGATCCTCGTCGGCGCAGGCACCGTGCGAGCCGAGAACTACGGCGGCGTCCGCGCCGACCCACAGCGGCGCCGCGCGCTCTACGACCGCGGACTCGGCGGCCACCGCGACGGCGCACCGCCGCCGATCGCCGTGCTCACTGCGAGCGCCGCGATCGACCCCGGCTCGCGGCTGTGCACCGATACCTCCGTCGCACCCATCATCATTACGACCGCGGCAGCGCCGCAGGACCGCAAGCAGCAGTTGTGCGACGCGGGCGCGCGGGTCGTCGAGGCGGGCGATATCGCGGTCACACCGAAAGGGCTGCTGCGCGCGTTGGAGAAGCTCGAATTGCGCCGCGTGCTGTGCGAGGGCGGGCCCCACCTGTTCGGCGAGCTGCTCGACGCCGACGCGATCGACGAACTGTGCCTGACCACCGCACCCGTGCTGGTCGGCGGGACGGCGCGACGAATTTCGCTGTCCGCGCACGAGTTCCGCACCCCCATGGCACGCACGCACATCCTGCTCGACGACGACGGCACGATACTCACCCGTTGGGCCCGTCGCTGA
- a CDS encoding alpha/beta hydrolase — protein sequence MRWTRAAVLASTLSIMIAGCGAGPSDRPGVAVERAPAVGGPAATSTPPPPPKAELPKTDLSWRECTAPTLDLLGLGPAPAGLVLDCAEFSTPIDGTGSVLGSFRAGAMRARLPQTPADAAPLVLTSGADRSSSATLAGLAVGPASSLLTTRPIVAVDRRGLGTSQPIDCLPIDVRRGLADNAQFAPGATDPAEAVTGFSQDATIACRDFLHPYEGTFDAPHAADDIEQLRKQWQVEHIDLLGSGNGAKVALSFARRYGDHLSRLVLDSPEAVGADATTRTEQQVQGAEAALTAFSQRCTGINCSLGADPRAAVTDLLKRASTGGLGDISANALLTAVTGFLGGPRADQANRIAELADALSAAGRGDRGALGNLILRESAATASDGQFVNRCTDNQTPPTPSRATELSAEWGQKYPVFGKAAAIAMMACAAWPVSGAPPLPAKLDLPVLVLGGIADPVVGTSGQASVTGALGAAGARHASVAWQGWGHPVFTHSGCAQQALLDYLKDAKLPKDGTACPA from the coding sequence ATGCGCTGGACTCGGGCCGCCGTGCTGGCCTCGACACTCTCGATCATGATCGCCGGATGCGGTGCGGGCCCCTCCGATCGCCCCGGTGTCGCCGTCGAGCGCGCGCCCGCCGTCGGGGGGCCCGCCGCCACGTCGACGCCGCCACCGCCGCCCAAGGCCGAGCTGCCCAAGACCGACCTGAGCTGGCGGGAGTGCACGGCACCGACGCTCGACCTGCTCGGGCTCGGCCCAGCGCCCGCAGGCCTGGTCCTGGATTGCGCGGAGTTCTCGACACCGATCGACGGGACGGGCTCGGTGCTCGGCAGCTTCCGTGCGGGCGCCATGCGGGCCCGCCTGCCGCAGACCCCGGCCGACGCCGCCCCGCTGGTGCTCACCTCCGGAGCGGATCGGTCCTCCTCGGCCACCCTGGCCGGGCTGGCCGTCGGACCGGCGAGCAGTCTGCTGACCACGCGTCCGATTGTCGCGGTGGACCGCCGGGGCCTCGGCACCTCGCAACCGATCGACTGCCTGCCGATCGACGTGCGCCGCGGCCTCGCCGACAACGCTCAATTCGCGCCGGGCGCAACCGATCCCGCCGAGGCGGTGACCGGGTTCAGCCAGGACGCCACCATCGCGTGCCGCGACTTCCTGCACCCCTACGAGGGCACGTTCGACGCCCCCCACGCCGCCGACGACATCGAACAGCTGCGCAAGCAGTGGCAGGTCGAGCACATCGACCTGCTCGGCAGCGGCAACGGCGCCAAGGTGGCGCTCAGCTTCGCCCGCAGGTACGGCGACCACCTGTCGCGCCTGGTCCTCGACTCCCCCGAAGCCGTCGGCGCCGACGCGACCACCAGGACCGAACAGCAGGTCCAAGGCGCGGAGGCGGCGCTGACCGCCTTCTCGCAGCGCTGCACCGGAATCAACTGTTCGCTCGGCGCGGACCCGCGCGCGGCGGTCACCGATCTGCTGAAACGCGCGAGCACCGGCGGTCTCGGCGATATCTCCGCGAATGCGCTGCTGACCGCGGTGACCGGTTTCCTCGGCGGACCGCGCGCCGACCAGGCCAACCGCATTGCCGAACTCGCCGACGCACTCTCGGCGGCCGGACGCGGCGACCGCGGTGCGCTCGGCAACCTCATCCTGCGGGAATCCGCCGCCACCGCGAGCGACGGGCAATTCGTGAACCGCTGCACCGACAATCAGACGCCGCCGACCCCCAGCCGGGCCACGGAACTCAGTGCCGAGTGGGGACAGAAGTATCCGGTCTTCGGCAAGGCCGCCGCGATCGCCATGATGGCGTGCGCCGCCTGGCCGGTCTCGGGTGCGCCACCGCTGCCCGCAAAGCTCGACCTGCCGGTTCTCGTTCTGGGCGGGATCGCGGATCCGGTCGTCGGCACCAGTGGCCAGGCGTCGGTGACCGGCGCGCTCGGCGCAGCGGGCGCCCGCCACGCCTCGGTGGCATGGCAGGGCTGGGGCCATCCGGTCTTCACCCACTCCGGCTGTGCGCAACAGGCGCTGCTCGACTATCTGAAGGACGCGAAGTTGCCCAAGGATGGCACCGCGTGCCCCGCATGA
- a CDS encoding glycosyltransferase family 87 protein, with protein MLLRQLEPRTARTTAEAIKFALWPLAVMTVLNRVFIKAVNGFITDDFKPVYNASLAFLNGNPVYTANFDSVDPHYLYPPSGTLLIAPLALVDPEKSRWCFILLNAAAIILACYLLLKLFKFTLSSAAAPVLLFAMFISETVTNTLVFTNVNGCILLAEVIFLHLLLQRRDLWAGAILGLSIAVKPTLAPLILIAAARGQWKVFYTAIGVPVALTAIAWPLSKDADKFFTRTARYIVESRDYFNSAIVGNAAYYGLPLWLTWGMRIFMGILVAITLWLLYRYYRQDELFFVTTASGVLMTASFLLPSLGQMYYSMMLFPLLMSVVLHNSVLRNWPAWLAVFGFMSYDKWLSDRWQGFGRNLEYLRITFGWGLLLIVIFCVLGDRYLAAKRDGRLQFGIDPTWASAPDSRGDTVSAAVAQSASKTDSEDSDTEDSERSGLREPEPSAVK; from the coding sequence GTGTTACTTCGACAGCTCGAGCCGCGCACCGCTCGTACCACCGCCGAAGCGATCAAGTTCGCACTCTGGCCCTTAGCGGTCATGACTGTGCTCAATCGGGTCTTCATCAAGGCTGTCAACGGGTTCATCACCGACGACTTCAAACCGGTCTACAACGCGTCGTTGGCCTTCCTCAACGGCAACCCGGTGTACACCGCCAATTTCGACTCGGTGGACCCGCACTACCTATACCCGCCGAGCGGCACCCTGTTGATCGCGCCGCTGGCCCTGGTCGATCCGGAAAAGTCGCGCTGGTGCTTCATCCTGCTGAACGCCGCCGCCATCATCCTGGCCTGTTACCTGCTGCTGAAGCTGTTCAAGTTCACGCTGTCCTCGGCGGCGGCTCCGGTGCTGCTGTTCGCCATGTTCATCTCCGAAACAGTCACCAACACACTAGTTTTCACCAACGTCAACGGTTGCATTCTGCTGGCCGAGGTGATCTTCCTGCATCTGCTGCTGCAGCGCCGAGACCTATGGGCAGGCGCGATACTCGGCTTGAGCATCGCCGTGAAACCGACACTGGCACCGCTGATCCTGATCGCGGCCGCCCGCGGGCAGTGGAAGGTCTTCTACACCGCGATCGGCGTACCTGTCGCGCTGACCGCGATCGCCTGGCCATTGTCGAAGGACGCGGACAAGTTCTTCACCCGCACCGCGCGCTACATCGTCGAGTCGCGGGATTACTTCAACAGCGCCATCGTCGGCAATGCGGCCTACTACGGTCTGCCGCTGTGGCTGACCTGGGGTATGCGCATCTTCATGGGCATTCTGGTCGCCATCACGCTGTGGCTGCTGTACCGCTACTACCGCCAGGACGAACTGTTCTTCGTAACGACCGCGTCCGGTGTGCTGATGACCGCGTCGTTCCTGCTGCCCTCACTCGGGCAGATGTACTACTCGATGATGCTGTTCCCGTTGCTGATGTCGGTGGTGCTGCACAATTCGGTGCTGCGCAACTGGCCTGCCTGGCTGGCGGTGTTCGGGTTCATGTCCTACGACAAGTGGCTCTCGGACCGCTGGCAGGGCTTCGGGCGCAACCTGGAGTACCTGCGCATCACCTTCGGCTGGGGTCTGCTGCTCATCGTGATCTTCTGCGTGCTCGGTGACCGTTATCTGGCGGCCAAGCGTGACGGTCGACTGCAATTCGGCATCGACCCGACCTGGGCGTCGGCGCCTGATTCCCGCGGCGACACGGTTTCCGCCGCCGTGGCGCAGAGTGCGAGCAAGACGGACTCCGAGGACAGCGACACCGAGGACAGCGAACGGTCCGGACTTCGGGAACCGGAGCCGAGCGCAGTCAAGTAG
- the msrB gene encoding peptide-methionine (R)-S-oxide reductase MsrB has translation MSSDADTTLPAPRIQLTPQEWKAKLNPEEYAVLRQAATERPFTGEYTDTKTEGVYVCRACGAELFRSTEKFDSHCGWPSFFDPAESEAVILRSDDTLGMRRVEVVCANCHSHLGHVFEGEGYNTPTDKRYCINSIALQLHPSGTAAQ, from the coding sequence ATGAGTTCCGACGCTGACACGACCCTGCCCGCGCCTCGCATCCAGCTGACGCCGCAGGAGTGGAAGGCCAAGCTGAATCCCGAGGAGTACGCGGTGCTGCGGCAGGCCGCGACCGAACGCCCCTTCACCGGCGAGTACACCGACACCAAGACCGAAGGCGTCTACGTGTGCCGTGCGTGCGGGGCCGAGTTGTTCCGCAGCACCGAGAAGTTCGACTCGCACTGCGGGTGGCCTTCGTTCTTCGATCCGGCCGAGTCGGAGGCGGTCATCCTGCGCTCCGACGACACCCTCGGCATGCGAAGGGTCGAAGTGGTGTGCGCGAATTGCCACAGCCACCTCGGCCACGTGTTCGAGGGCGAGGGGTATAACACGCCCACCGACAAGCGCTACTGCATCAACTCCATCGCACTGCAGCTGCACCCCTCGGGCACCGCAGCGCAGTAG
- the hemQ gene encoding hydrogen peroxide-dependent heme synthase has product MARLDYQALNSTIRYLMFSVFQVKPGVLGEDRAKAIADAQAFFEGLADRDVVVRGIYDVAGMRADADFMIWTHAERVEDLQAAYADFRRTTELGRASTPVWSNVALHRPAEFNKSHVPAFLAGEDPGNYICVYPFVRSYEWYLLPDDERRKMLADHGKAARGYPDVRANTVSSFALGDYEWILAFEAPELHRIVDLMRDLRATEARLHVREEVPFYTGPRVEVDKLIAALP; this is encoded by the coding sequence ATGGCGCGACTCGACTACCAGGCCCTCAACTCCACCATCCGGTACCTGATGTTCTCGGTATTCCAGGTGAAACCGGGTGTGCTCGGGGAAGATCGGGCGAAGGCCATTGCCGATGCGCAGGCGTTTTTCGAGGGGCTTGCCGATCGTGACGTGGTGGTGCGCGGCATCTACGACGTCGCGGGCATGCGAGCCGACGCCGACTTCATGATCTGGACGCACGCCGAACGTGTCGAGGATCTGCAGGCCGCGTACGCCGACTTCCGTCGCACCACAGAGCTGGGTAGGGCGAGTACTCCGGTGTGGAGCAATGTGGCGCTGCATCGGCCTGCCGAGTTCAACAAGAGTCACGTCCCGGCGTTTCTTGCCGGTGAAGACCCCGGCAATTACATCTGCGTCTATCCGTTCGTGCGGTCCTACGAGTGGTACCTACTGCCCGACGACGAGCGCCGCAAGATGCTCGCCGATCACGGCAAAGCCGCCCGTGGCTACCCGGATGTGCGCGCCAACACCGTCAGCTCGTTCGCCCTCGGCGACTACGAGTGGATTCTCGCCTTCGAGGCGCCGGAGCTGCACCGCATCGTGGACCTGATGCGTGATCTGCGCGCCACCGAGGCTCGCCTGCATGTGCGTGAAGAGGTTCCGTTCTACACCGGTCCGCGCGTCGAGGTAGACAAGCTCATCGCCGCGCTGCCCTGA
- a CDS encoding protoporphyrinogen oxidase: MRIAVVGGGITGLVAAYRLRTLLGPRADIVVIDRADRVGGILYTGELAGEPLDLGAEAFVGRRPEVPGLVRELGLEPQLVVPAGLRPLLWSEGCAHPMPERTLMGIPVDAESMRGLVDADTLARIDAEADRPMAWYPDADIDVYSLIADRFGAQVAERSVDPLLGGVYAGSSRSIGVRAALPTLAAALDDGAPSLTHAVAAAMPPPSDAPVFGGIRDGYRVLLEALSARSDAKFVTATPATRLARGGRGWVVDPVGAVDAVVLATPAPVTARLLRTLAPAASAAAAGIELSSSALVALALPRDTALPQNSGILVATGESLRAKAFTLSSRKWAHLAQRETAAVRVSFGKFGDDSTLSWSDADLIAAATEDLATVTGATIEPIGALVQRWPGGLAQYAPGHTNRVAEIESATANLDGLAVAGAYLHGVGVPACVASGTAAAHRIAGGQA; encoded by the coding sequence CTGTACACCGGTGAATTGGCCGGGGAGCCTTTGGATCTCGGAGCTGAGGCCTTCGTCGGCCGGCGGCCGGAGGTGCCGGGGCTGGTGCGTGAACTCGGATTGGAGCCGCAACTGGTCGTTCCGGCGGGGCTGCGTCCACTGCTGTGGTCGGAGGGCTGTGCGCATCCGATGCCGGAGCGCACTCTGATGGGCATCCCCGTGGATGCCGAGTCGATGCGCGGGCTGGTCGACGCCGACACACTCGCGCGGATCGACGCGGAGGCCGATAGGCCGATGGCATGGTACCCCGACGCCGATATCGACGTCTACAGCCTGATCGCCGACCGGTTCGGTGCACAGGTCGCCGAGCGCAGCGTCGACCCACTGCTCGGCGGGGTGTACGCCGGCAGCTCCCGTTCGATCGGTGTACGTGCGGCGCTGCCGACGCTGGCCGCGGCACTCGACGACGGCGCACCGAGCCTGACCCACGCGGTCGCCGCTGCCATGCCGCCGCCGTCCGACGCGCCCGTCTTCGGCGGCATCCGCGACGGCTATCGGGTACTGCTGGAAGCACTCTCGGCCAGATCCGATGCGAAGTTCGTCACCGCGACACCGGCTACTCGACTGGCCCGCGGCGGGCGCGGCTGGGTCGTCGACCCGGTCGGTGCCGTGGACGCGGTCGTGCTCGCCACCCCGGCGCCGGTGACCGCCCGCCTGCTGCGCACCCTCGCGCCCGCCGCGTCCGCCGCAGCGGCAGGAATCGAGCTGTCCTCGTCTGCGCTTGTCGCACTGGCACTTCCGCGGGACACGGCGCTTCCGCAGAACTCCGGCATCCTTGTCGCCACTGGAGAATCTTTGCGGGCCAAGGCATTCACCCTGTCCAGCCGCAAATGGGCACATCTGGCGCAGCGCGAAACCGCAGCTGTGCGTGTCTCCTTCGGTAAATTCGGCGACGATTCCACCCTGTCCTGGTCCGACGCCGACCTGATCGCCGCCGCCACCGAAGACCTCGCCACCGTCACCGGCGCCACCATAGAACCGATCGGCGCACTCGTTCAACGGTGGCCGGGCGGCCTCGCCCAATACGCCCCCGGCCACACCAACCGTGTCGCCGAAATCGAGTCGGCGACAGCAAATCTCGATGGCCTCGCCGTCGCGGGCGCCTATCTCCACGGCGTCGGTGTCCCGGCCTGCGTAGCCTCGGGCACGGCGGCTGCCCACCGGATCGCAGGTGGACAAGCGTGA